One window from the genome of Vidua chalybeata isolate OUT-0048 chromosome 3, bVidCha1 merged haplotype, whole genome shotgun sequence encodes:
- the PEX13 gene encoding peroxisome biogenesis factor 13 translates to MAATPPPKPWESRRLPGTATAFQSADLGDNLLTRPGQPTVARIPPPILPRPSQQTASSSLSAFRPAYSSSFSPGYGSYGTSFYGSYSPYSYGYGGLGYNRFCADGIPPSRFVQQAEESSRGAFQSIESIVHAFASVSMMMDATFSAVYNSFRAVLDVANHFSRLKIHFTKVFSAFALVRTIRYLYQRLQRLLGLQQSCENEDLWAESEGKVARAGLEDKVANSAKSWPIFLFFAVILGGPYLIWKLLSTYSEEETVSSNWASGEDDHVVGRAEYDFSALSEEEISFRAGDMLRLAPKEQQPKIRGWLLASYDGQTTGLVPANYIKILGKRRGRRTVDLERIPEQRPAFPSTAVRGAPAAVTSEEQEAAFETVFAGSSKVPVASDSAVAGGEKQEL, encoded by the exons ATGGCGGCGACGCCGCCGCCCAAGCCCTGGGAGTCCCGGCGGCTGCCGGGCACCGCGACCGCCTTCCA GTCTGCTGACTTGGGTGACAACCTGCTGACCAGGCCTGGACAGCCCACGGTGGCACGAATCCCTCCACCCATTTTGCCAAGACCATCCCAGCAAACGGCAAGCAGCAGTCTGAGCGCTTTCAGGCCGGCCTACAGcagctccttttccccaggctaTGGCTCATATGGCACCTCTTTCTATGGAAGCTATAGTCCCTACAGCTATGGCTACGGAGGGCTGGGCTATAACCGCTTCTGTGCCGATGGCATTCCCCCCAGCAGGTTCGTGCAGCAggctgaggagagcagcagaggggccTTCCAGTCCATCGAGAGCATTGTGCACGCCTTTGCCTCGGTCAGCATGATGATGGACGCGACCTTCTCAGCTGTCTACAACAgcttcagggctgtgctggatgTGGCCAACCACTTCTCCCGCCTCAAAATTCACTTCACCAAGGTGTTTTCAGCTTTTGCTCTAGTGAGAACTATAAGGTACCTCTACCAGCGCCTGCAGCGCTTGCTGggtctgcagcagagctgcgaGAACGAGGATTTGTGGGCTGAGAGTGAGGGCAAAGTAGCTCGTGCTGGCCTTGAAGACAAGGTGGCTAACTCTGCGAAATCCTGGCccattttcttgttctttgctGTTATATTGGGAGGCCCCTACCTGATTTGGAAGCTGCTTTCTACATACAGTGAGGAAGAAACAG tGTCTAGTAACTGGGCGAGTGGAGAAGATGACCATGTAGTTGGAAGAGCAGAATATGATTTCAGTGCTCtctcagaagaagaaatttctttccGTGCTGGTGACATGCTAAGATTAGCACCCAAAG AACAACAACCCAAGATCCGTGGTTGGCTTCTGGCTAGTTACGATGGGCAGACAACAGGACTTGTGCCAGCTAATTACATCAAAATCCTGGGCAAAAGAAGAGGTAGGAGAACAGTGGACCTTGAAAGGATTCCAGAGCAGCggccagcatttcccagcacagctgtcagaggagcccctgctgctgtgacttctgaggagcaggaggctgctTTTGAAACTGTTTTTGCTGGAAGCAGCAAAGTTCCTGTTGCATCGGactctgctgtggctggaggagaaaagcaggaactCTGA